A window of Numenius arquata chromosome 6, bNumArq3.hap1.1, whole genome shotgun sequence contains these coding sequences:
- the TBPL2 gene encoding TATA box-binding protein-like 2, with amino-acid sequence MDGVSPLERYLERCGGQDDLSTSPQLFAPMSPYDVDLPVQTTEDVLFSPQFNQPKELPTDFSSVDLSFLPDITQDNKEQNLSEDGHEMQKELDGSIPRNEDGGIFMDESSLSYPDTTQPSPEASGACPPLTPMTPMTPVTPASESSGIVPQLQNIVSTVNLACKLDLKNIALHARNAEYNPKRFAAVIMRIREPRTTALIFSSGKMVCTGAKSEEQSRLAARKYARVVQKLGFPAKFLDFKIQNMVGSCDVRFPIRLEGLVLTHQQFSSYEPELFPGLIYRMVKPRIVLLIFVSGKVVLTGAKERSEIYEAFENIYPILKGFKKAS; translated from the exons GATGACCTCTCAACTAGTCCTCAGCTTTTTGCTCCCATGAGCCCTTATGATGTAGACCTTCCAGTTCAAACAACTGAAGATGTGTTGTTCAGCCCTCAATTTAACCAGCCCAAAGAGCTTCCTACAGACTTCTCCTCCGTGGACCTCAGCTTTCTTCCAGATATTACCCAAGATAACAAAGAACAAAATCTATCTGAAGATGGCCATGAAATGCAAAAAGAGCTTGATGGGTCGATACCAAGAAATGAGGACGGTGGTATCTTCATGGATGAAAGCAGCTTGTCATACCCAGATACTACTCAACCGTCCCCTGAAGCATCTGGCGCATGTCCTCCTCTGACACCAATGACTCCTATGACCCCAGTGACACCTGCATCAGAAAGCTCTGGCATAGTTCCTCAGTTACA GAACATAGTGTCGACTGTAAACTTGGCCTGTAAACTAGATCTGAAGAACATAGCTCTGCATGCCAGAAATGCAGAGTATAACCCAAAG AGGTTTGCTGCTGTGATCATGAGAATCAGGGAGCCACGAACAACAGCCCTCATCTTCAGTTCAGGAAAAATGGTCTGCACAGGagcaaaaag TGAAGAGCAATCGCGGCTGGCAGCCAGGAAGTACGCACGCGTGGTGCAGAAGCTTGGGTTCCCTGCCAAGTTCCTGGACTTCAAGATACAGAACATGGTTGGGAGCTGTGATGTGAGGTTCCCCATCCGGCTGGAAGGCTTGGTTCTCACTCACCAGCAGTTCAGCAG CTATGAACCTGAACTATTTCCTGGCCTTATTTATAGGATGGTCAAACCAAGGATAGTGCTGCTTATCTTCGTGTCTGGAAAAGTTGTACTGACTG GAGCAAAAGAGCGTTCTGAAATCTATGAGGCGTTTGAGAACATCTACCCCATTCTAAAAGGTTTCAAGAAAGCATCATAA
- the ATG14 gene encoding beclin 1-associated autophagy-related key regulator, with the protein MPLPENKVPRDPRRAEPIMASPSGCRPQPGGQGGGAGAGTGPTALRGAEEDAEGLYVAVERCPLCNTTRRRLTCAKCVQSGDFVFFDGRDSERFSDKKERLMHLKTKQREFQNHVLKAMEGKEITDQLRWKIMSCKMRIEQLKQTICKENDEITRHAEGLLRIKEENQKHYRRAQRHQEKKEKIQKHNRKLGELVEKKTYDLKTQYEHLANLRRSHILELTSVIFPIEEVKTSMRDPADVSSESDNAMTSSTVSKLAEARRTTYLSGRWVCDDHNGDTSISITGPWITLPNNGDYSAYYNWVEEKKTTQGPDMEHNNPAYTISAALCYATQLVNTLSLILDVNLPKKLCNSEFCGENLSRHRFTRAVKKLNANILHLCFSQHVNLDLLHPLHTLRNLMYLVSPDTENLGRSGPFEINADLEDSMEFVDPSAAGETDESGDEHVSDEETDLGTDWENLPSPRFCDIPSQQVEMLQSQSTQVSQPIASSSAGGMISSAAASVTSWLKAYTGHR; encoded by the exons ATGCCCCTGCCCGAAAACAAAGTCCCACGTGACCCGCGGCGCGCGGAGCCCATCATGGCGTCTCCCAGCGGCTGCCGGCCCCAGCCcggcgggcagggcggcggcgccggggccgggaccgggccGACGGCTCTGCGGGGGGCCGAGGAGGACGCCGAGGGGCTGTACGTGGCGGTGGAGCGGTGCCCGCTCTGCAACACCACCCGCCGCCGCCTCACCTGCGCCAAGTGCGTCCAGAGCGGCGACTTCGTCTTCTTCGACGGACGCGACTCCGAGAG GTTTTCAGACAAGAAAGAAAGGCTGATGCATCTTAAAACCAAACAGAGAGAATTCCAAAATCA TGTTTTGAAGGCCATGGAAGGGAAAGAGATAACTGATCAGCTG agatggAAAATAATGTCTTGCAAGATGAGGATTGAGCAGCTGAAACAGaccatttgcaaagaaaatgatgaaataacAAGAC ATGCGGAGGGGCTTCTGAGAATCAAAGAGGAGAACCAGAAGCATTATCGCAGGGCTCAGCGGCatcaggagaagaaagagaagatccAGAAGCATAACCGCAAGCTGGGAGAGCTGGTGGAGAAAAAAACCTACGACTTGAAAACCCAGTATGAGCATCTGGCAAATCTTCGTCGCTCGCATATCCTGGAGCTAACTTCAGTCATATTTCCTATCGAAGAAGTAAAGACAAGCATGAG GGATCCTGCAGACGTGTCTTCTGAGAGTGACAACGCCATGACCTCTAGCACTGTGAGCAAGCTCGCGGAAGCCAGGAGAACCACCTATCTCTCTGGGAGATGGGTGTGTGATGATCACAACGGGGACACCAGCATCAGTATCACAGGGCCTTGGATAACCCTTCCTAATAACGGAGACTATTCAGCCTATTACAATTGGGTGGAAGAGAAGAAGACTACGCAAGGACCAG ataTGGAACATAATAACCCGGCTTATACCATCAGTGCTGCATTGTGCTATGCAACTCAGCTCGTTAACACTCTCTCTCTCATACTTGATGTAAATCTGCCCAAGAAGCTCTGCAACAG TGAGTTCTGCGGAGAGAATCTCAGCAGACACAGGTTCACGCGGGCAGTGAAGAAGCTGAACGCCAACATCCTTCACCTTTGCTTCTCTCAG CATGTAAATTTAGATCTGTTGCACCCACTGCATACGCTCAGGAACCTTATGTACCTGGTCAGCCCAGACACTGAGAACTTGGGCAg GTCCGGGCCTTTCGAAATCAACGCTGACCTGGAAGACTCCATGGAGTTCGTGGATCCCAGCGCCGCCGGAGAAACGGATGAGAGCGGAGACGAGCACGTCAGCGACGAAGAGACGGACCTGGGGACGGACTGGGAGAACCTGCCGAGCCCCAGGTTCTGCGATATCCCCTCTCAGCAGGTGGAGATGCTGCAGAGCCAGAgcacccaggtgtctcagcccaTCGCCAGCAGCAGCGCCGGCGGGATGATCTCCTCCGCTGCTGCCTCCGTCACCTCCTGGCTGAAAGCCTACACCGGGCATCGCTAA
- the FBXO34 gene encoding F-box only protein 34, which produces MKSSCRAGLHREPLNSTSSTFHQVKRVSGMHLKPYLKLQKKERSSEISQDSLRGQPMSHQRSAQEEKYTNCTKLSVFPKPSLVTPSRKLLGIIYPNTMCNMNGKGPADGPSGREKKNALSATIHQGEEGEGPLDVWAVVKPGNTKEKIAFFAAQQCSSNNRLGSMKIKSTWDIDGRTAKRRKKSVDLKKAKIQLERMREASARCSQPEPFACGIEHCSVHYVNDNGEGVFPGRSLSVIEMVAFLEQRARALLVDCAKTCSPASTTRLSAQPKGALPSSDPFSSAGPCEVHGERGPCGHSEQQQSEPVRVLDMVAKLESECLKRQSEREAGSLSRNNSFRRNVGRVLLANGTQAEGEAGKVSSGVLTPGDGLEETGVAEGGYGGRCGPLGDTELWDGAASARRPFPSGLDTGMGNVNSGLAHAVLAITAGRGDLETRLEPPRPLPSACPAAARLPPASLPSKNATVDCTSKEPVIFPKQSPHPARKEPLCISISVTKTEKGCRKEQLSNSSSSEDQLPGRLFFLQADQPAAHEQQPRRESTQEKPGEAAPNEDEDALASDRSCVQNGVPTEPSALSVPPAEGALQVLDASCLKRQVSHDFLETRFKIQQLLEPQQYMAFLPHHIIVKIFGLLPTRSLVALKCTCYYFKFIIEYYNIRPADSRWVRDPRYREDPCKQCKKKYVKGDVSLCRWHPKPYCQALPYGPGYWMCCHRSQKGIPGCKLGLHDNHWVPACHSFNRAIHKKTRGAGAEVEEEY; this is translated from the coding sequence gGTTTCTGGTATGCACTTAAAGCCATATCTCAAGTTACAGAAGAAAGAGCGATCTTCAGAAATAAGCCAGGACTCCCTGAGAGGGCAACCTATGAGCCATCAGAGAtcagcacaagaagaaaaatacaccaACTGCACCAAGCTGAGCGTTTTCCCAAAACCCTCCCTCGTGACTCCGTCTCGAAAGCTTCTGGGGATTATTTATCCGAATACTATGTGCAATATGAATGGGAAAGGTCCAGCAGATGGTCCAAGTGGAAGGGAGAAGAAGAACGCCCTGTCTGCAACCATCCaccagggagaagaaggagaagggccGCTGGATGTCTGGGCTGTGGTGAAACCTGGCAACACCAAGGAGAAGATTGCCTTCTTCGCGGCCCAGCAGTGCAGCAGCAACAACCGGCTCGGCTCGATGAAAATCAAAAGCACGTGGGATATCGATGGGAGAACGGCAAAACGCAGGAAAAAGTCGGTTGATCTTAAAAAAGCCAAAATCCAACTGGAAAGGATGAGGGAGGCGAGCGCCAGGTGCTCCCAGCCGGAGCCGTTCGCCTGCGGCATCGAGCACTGTTCGGTGCATTACGTGAACGACAACGGTGAGGGCGTCTTCCCAGGCCGGTCCCTCTCGGTGATAGAGATGGTGGCCTTTCTGGAGCAACGAGCGAGGGCTTTACTGGTGGACTGCGCTAAAACCTGCTCTCCTGCTTCTACCACCAGGCTGAGCGCTCAGCCTAAAGGTGCGCTTCCCAGCTCAGACCCTTTCTCCTCCGCCGGGCCGTGCGAGGTGCATGGGGAGAGGGGACCTTGTGGCCACAgcgagcagcagcagagcgagccGGTGCGTGTGCTGGACATGGTGGCCAAGCTGGAATCGGAGTGCCTGAAGCGCCAGAGCGAGCGGGAGGCCGGGAGCCTCTCTCGGAACAACAGCTTCCGTAGAAACGTCGGGAGGGTGCTCCTGGCAAACGGCACCCAGGCTGAGGGAGAGGCGGGGAAGGTCTCCTCGGGGGTCCTGACTCCGGGGGATGGCTTGGAGGAGACGGGGGTGGCAGAAGGTGGGTACGGAGGTCGGTGCGGCCCCTTGGGTGACACCGAGTTGTGGGATGGCGCCGCCTCCGCTCGGCGGCCTTTTCCTTCTGGGCTGGATACTGGGATGGGGAATGTGAATTCGGGACTTGCTCACGCCGTGTTGGCGATAACCGCTGGCAGGGGGGATCTCGAGACGCGGCTCGAGCCTCCCAGACCCCTGCCCTCTGCGTGCCCAGCTGCTGCCAGGTTGCCACCGGCTTCCTTGCCGAGCAAGAACGCCACTGTTGATTGTACGTCGAAAGAGCCTGTCATTTTCCCAAAGCAGAGCCCGCACCCCGCTAGGAAGGAGCCCTTGTGCATCAGTATATCGGTCACCAAGACCGAGAAGGGATGCAGGAAAGAGCAGCTCTCAAACTCCAGTTCCAGTGAAGATCAGCTCCCAGGGAGGCTGTTCTTCCTCCAGGCCGACCAGCCCGCTGCTCACGAGCAACAGCCGCGACGGGAAAGTACCCAAGAAAAGCCAGGAGAAGCAGCCCCaaatgaggatgaggatgctTTGGCATCTGACAGATCGTGCGTCCAAAACGGTGTCCCTACAGAGCCATCTGCCCTTTCTGTCCCTCCCGCAGAAGGGGCTTTGCAAGTACTTGATGCTTCCTGCTTAAAAAGGCAGGTTTCGCATGACTTTCTGGAGACCAGGTTTAAAATTCAGCAGCTTTTGGAGCCTCAGCAGTATATGGCCTTCCTGCCTCACCACATCATAGTGAAGATTTTCGGATTGCTCCCCACCAGGAGCCTGGTTGCCCTCAAATGCACTTGCTACTATTTCAAATTCATCATCGAATACTACAACATCAGGCCGGCGGACTCCCGCTGGGTCCGCGACCCCCGCTACAGAGAAGACCCCTGCAAACAGTGCAAGAAGAAGTACGTGAAAGGGGACGTCTCGCTCTGCCGGTGGCATCCCAAACCCTACTGTCAAGCTTTACCTTACGGGCCTGGCTACTGGATGTGCTGCCACCGTTCTCAGAAGGGCATCCCGGGCTGTAAGTTAGGTCTTCACGACAATCATTGGGTTCCCGCCTGTCACAGCTTTAACCGTGCCATCCATAAGAAAACCAGAGGAGCGGGAGCCGAGGTGGAAGAGGAATATTAG